The Sphingomonas carotinifaciens genomic sequence TCGGCAACAACACGCCGATCTTCTTCGTGCGCGATCCCTACAAGTTCCCGGACTTCATCCGCACCCAGAAGCGCCATCCGCGCACCAACCTGCGCTCGCCGACCGCGATGTGGGATTTCTGGTCGCTCTGCCCTGAGTCCGTTCATCAGGTGACGATCCTGATGTCCGATCGCGGCCTGCCGATCGGCCCGCAATATATGAACGGCTATGGCAGCCACACCTTCTCCTTCTGGAACGACGCGGGCGAGCGCTACTGGTGCAAGTTCCACTTCAAGACCCAGCAGGGCCACAAATTCTACACGAACGAGGAAGCCGCCGAGATCATCGGCAAGAGCCGCGAATCCTATCAGGAGGAACTCTACGGCGCGATCCATGAGGGCCGCTTCCCGAAATGGACGATGTACGTCCAGGTCATGACGCAGGAGCAGGCGAACGAGACGTCGTACAACCCCTTCGACCTGACCAAGGTCTGGCCGCACGCCGATTTCCCGCTGATCGAGGTCGGCGAGATCGAGTTGAACAAGAACCCGGAAAACTACTTCGCCCAGGTGGAGCAGGCCGCGTTCAGCCCGTCGAACGTCGTGCGCGGCATCGGCTTCTCGCCGGACAAGATGCTGCAGGGCCGCATCTTCTCCTATGCCGATGCGCACCGCCACCGCCTCGGCGCGCATTACGAGGCACTGCCGGTCAACCAGCCCAAGTCGCCCGTCGCGCATTACCACAAGGACGGCCTGCTCCGCTTCTTCGCGGACAACAACAATCCCGATGCCTATTACGAGCCGAACAGCTTCGACGGCCCGGTGCAGGACCCGCGCTACAACGAGCCGCCGCTGGAGGTGCACGGCGTCGCCAAGCGGTGGGAGCAGCCGGTCGGCGATGACGATTTCGTCCAGCCCCGCGCGCTCTACACCATGTTCGACGACGAGCAGAAGGGCCGCCTGTTCAAGAACATCGCCGCCGCGATGCATGGCATCCCGCAGTTCATCATCGACCGGCAGCTCGGCCACTTCGCCAAGGTCGACCCCTCCTATGCCGAGGGCGTCCGCAACGCGCTCGCCCATCTCGACAAGTCCGAGGAGGACCGCGAGACGCACAAGGATGTCGACCGCATGGCGGTAAACGAACCGCACAAGAATACCGAGGCGGAGGCACCCAAGTTCGAGCCCGTGAAGTAACTCCCTTGCTTCCCTGACGGGCCCGATCGGCCGCCGGCGTTTCTCCCACG encodes the following:
- a CDS encoding catalase; amino-acid sequence: GNNTPIFFVRDPYKFPDFIRTQKRHPRTNLRSPTAMWDFWSLCPESVHQVTILMSDRGLPIGPQYMNGYGSHTFSFWNDAGERYWCKFHFKTQQGHKFYTNEEAAEIIGKSRESYQEELYGAIHEGRFPKWTMYVQVMTQEQANETSYNPFDLTKVWPHADFPLIEVGEIELNKNPENYFAQVEQAAFSPSNVVRGIGFSPDKMLQGRIFSYADAHRHRLGAHYEALPVNQPKSPVAHYHKDGLLRFFADNNNPDAYYEPNSFDGPVQDPRYNEPPLEVHGVAKRWEQPVGDDDFVQPRALYTMFDDEQKGRLFKNIAAAMHGIPQFIIDRQLGHFAKVDPSYAEGVRNALAHLDKSEEDRETHKDVDRMAVNEPHKNTEAEAPKFEPVK